In Chitinophaga nivalis, a single genomic region encodes these proteins:
- a CDS encoding DAPG hydrolase family protein: MKPEEANQLLEPGYLPFEAGYKRLDNGILLVAARSSIMQVTGKMIDWWFSYVQHTEQYKWWHEEDHVFSDWIGERGTGKYIGGTHIAYEKLGGDTIHKLKINFLDPAELLDTSRFAASGVSTAIHARLGEAGKKGWTAKMVHFVRDTPYGCEMRSRFWLGCFEDIDLANDYDTRVAVYPDEIGYGLQKHCHEEMSNLGIFLPALYERETGLKR; this comes from the coding sequence AAAGACTCGATAACGGCATTTTGCTGGTAGCTGCCCGCAGCAGTATTATGCAGGTAACCGGGAAGATGATTGACTGGTGGTTCAGCTATGTACAGCACACAGAACAATACAAATGGTGGCACGAAGAAGACCATGTGTTCAGTGACTGGATAGGAGAGCGGGGCACCGGAAAATACATCGGCGGTACCCATATTGCTTACGAAAAACTGGGCGGTGATACCATCCATAAACTGAAAATCAATTTCCTGGACCCAGCGGAATTACTGGATACCAGCCGGTTTGCAGCGAGTGGGGTGAGCACAGCCATACATGCCCGCCTGGGGGAAGCCGGCAAAAAAGGCTGGACTGCGAAAATGGTGCATTTCGTCAGAGATACACCGTATGGATGTGAGATGAGAAGCCGTTTCTGGTTAGGTTGTTTTGAAGACATCGACCTGGCCAATGATTACGATACACGGGTAGCCGTATATCCGGATGAAATTGGCTATGGTTTGCAAAAACATTGTCATGAAGAGATGAGTAACCTGGGTATTTTCCTGCCGGCTTTATATGAGCGGGAAACGGGGTTGAAACGTTGA
- a CDS encoding winged helix-turn-helix transcriptional regulator yields the protein MYVKKIPEQLDYGVNMTMKVLGGKWKPCILDCIHSAIRRPSEIHRHIPEAPRRVINQQLKELEECSVVYKTVYHELPLRVEYHLTERGKLLIPVIRMMDQWGNEHLEQEGVHCSPIDTVAITQEENLS from the coding sequence ATGTACGTAAAAAAAATTCCGGAACAGTTAGACTATGGCGTAAATATGACGATGAAAGTATTAGGAGGCAAATGGAAACCATGTATACTGGACTGCATCCATTCCGCCATCCGGCGGCCCAGTGAAATACACCGTCACATTCCGGAAGCACCGAGGCGGGTTATCAACCAACAGCTGAAGGAACTGGAAGAATGTAGCGTCGTATATAAAACTGTTTACCATGAACTCCCGCTGCGCGTGGAATACCACCTGACCGAACGGGGTAAATTACTGATACCGGTCATCCGGATGATGGATCAGTGGGGCAACGAGCACCTGGAACAAGAAGGTGTTCACTGTTCCCCTATAGATACGGTAGCCATCACTCAGGAAGAAAATCTTTCCTGA
- a CDS encoding efflux RND transporter permease subunit encodes MFKKIIDRPVTATVISVIIFILGVLALKRLPIETFPDIAPPSVVVSARYPGANAETVARAVATPLEQAINGVENMTYMSSASSNDGSLAISIFFALGTNPDQAAVNVQNRVAQAVNQLPKEVVQTGIITAKQQNGMLMSVELHAKDHRYDGEFVSNYALINIIPKIQRIKGVGKAGLYGSKDYAMRIWLNPGQLAAYRMTPQEVINAINNQNLEAAPGRLGEGSDVAYEYAIKYKGKLNKEPDYENIVVRADTSGRILRLKDVARVELGSLDHAYADAITIEGKPDAAIIIYQTPGSNANDIQTEILALMEKEKKKFPAGITYDVSFSTKKFLDESIDQVKHTLIEAFVLVFLVVFIFLQDFRSTLIPAIAVPVSIVGTFFFMKLFGFTINLLTLFALILAIGIVVDDAIVVVEAVHTRLGKKEGARKATVGAMSEITGAIFSITLVMAAVFLPVGLMDGPVGVFYRQFAFTLAIAIVLSAFNALTLSPALCVLFLKETHAGNEKGWRRFFGLFNVAFEALTGRYIQAIRFLVKRKWWAFGGLAVVTAAGFILAYTAPKAFIPAEDQSNLISTVSLPPGAGLERTRRLLAKADEKIRKMDAVKFNAIVLGENLMAASTSPSFASIYIVLKPKKERGPVADIDAVVDSVGRIFNQISEGNAFTFNMPTVQGFGAVDGLDVALQDNTGGSIEKLADQADKFIAALQQRKEIGGAFTSFNARFPQYQLEVDETKARQLGMEVSDILSTMQAFYGSMYASDFNRFGKYYRVVVQADAPYRTDERSLDNVHVKNAYGEMVPLKSVAHLERVFGPEVVNHLNQANAVTISVQAAKGFSTGDAMRAVNETAEALPIGYSHEYIGMAREEAAAGTQMVFIFGLCIVFVYFLLAAQYESYVLPLAVILSLPAGIFGVFAFIRMMGITNNIYVQIGLIMLIGLLAKNAILIVEFAVQRRRSGQSLIAAATAAAALRLRPILMTSFAFIAGLLPLLFAQGASEQGNRSIATGTVGGMLTGVVLGVFVIPVLFVVFQALHERFFGRKEKLKELAVA; translated from the coding sequence ATGTTCAAAAAAATAATTGACCGGCCCGTAACGGCTACGGTAATATCAGTTATCATATTTATACTGGGGGTACTGGCCCTGAAAAGATTACCCATAGAAACTTTTCCGGACATCGCGCCGCCATCAGTAGTCGTATCTGCCCGTTATCCGGGCGCCAATGCGGAAACCGTTGCCCGCGCCGTGGCTACCCCACTGGAGCAGGCCATTAACGGGGTAGAAAACATGACCTATATGTCTTCCGCTTCTTCCAACGATGGTTCCCTGGCGATCTCCATTTTTTTCGCACTGGGTACCAATCCTGATCAGGCTGCGGTAAATGTGCAGAACCGCGTGGCACAGGCAGTGAATCAATTGCCGAAAGAAGTCGTGCAAACAGGGATCATTACCGCCAAACAACAAAATGGTATGTTGATGTCTGTAGAGCTGCACGCAAAAGATCACCGGTACGATGGTGAATTTGTCAGCAACTATGCGCTGATCAATATCATTCCTAAAATTCAAAGAATCAAAGGGGTGGGTAAAGCAGGCCTGTACGGCAGCAAGGACTATGCGATGCGTATCTGGCTCAATCCTGGCCAGCTGGCGGCTTACCGCATGACGCCCCAGGAAGTGATCAACGCCATTAACAACCAGAACCTGGAAGCAGCGCCCGGCCGTTTGGGAGAAGGCAGCGATGTGGCCTATGAGTATGCCATCAAGTATAAAGGCAAACTGAATAAAGAACCTGATTACGAAAACATCGTGGTGCGCGCAGATACCAGTGGGCGCATATTGCGGCTGAAAGATGTGGCCCGGGTGGAACTGGGCTCTCTGGATCACGCATATGCAGATGCCATCACCATTGAAGGCAAACCAGATGCGGCCATCATCATTTACCAGACGCCCGGCTCCAATGCCAACGATATCCAAACGGAGATACTCGCGTTGATGGAAAAGGAAAAAAAGAAATTCCCGGCAGGCATTACCTACGACGTGAGTTTCAGTACTAAAAAATTCCTCGATGAATCCATTGATCAGGTAAAACATACGCTGATAGAGGCGTTTGTACTGGTATTTCTGGTGGTGTTTATCTTCCTGCAGGATTTCCGCTCTACGCTGATTCCGGCGATTGCTGTACCGGTATCGATTGTAGGTACTTTTTTCTTTATGAAACTCTTTGGCTTTACGATCAACCTGCTTACCCTGTTTGCCTTGATTCTGGCCATTGGTATTGTGGTGGATGATGCCATTGTAGTGGTAGAAGCCGTGCATACCCGGCTGGGTAAGAAAGAAGGCGCCCGCAAAGCTACGGTGGGAGCGATGAGTGAAATTACCGGTGCGATCTTTTCGATTACCCTGGTGATGGCGGCGGTATTTTTACCGGTAGGCCTGATGGATGGCCCGGTGGGCGTATTCTATCGCCAGTTTGCTTTTACCCTGGCCATTGCCATTGTGTTATCGGCCTTTAATGCGCTAACACTGAGTCCGGCGTTGTGTGTATTGTTCCTGAAAGAAACGCATGCGGGTAATGAAAAGGGATGGCGCCGGTTTTTCGGTTTGTTCAATGTGGCCTTTGAGGCATTAACCGGCCGTTATATACAGGCGATTCGTTTTCTGGTGAAGCGTAAATGGTGGGCGTTTGGTGGCCTGGCCGTGGTAACAGCCGCCGGTTTTATACTGGCCTATACGGCGCCGAAGGCATTTATTCCTGCAGAAGACCAGAGTAACCTGATTAGCACCGTGAGCCTGCCACCAGGAGCAGGGCTGGAACGTACGCGGCGATTGCTGGCGAAAGCAGATGAGAAAATCCGGAAAATGGACGCCGTAAAATTCAATGCCATTGTGTTGGGAGAGAACCTGATGGCTGCCAGTACTTCGCCTTCTTTTGCTTCTATCTATATTGTACTGAAACCTAAAAAGGAGCGAGGCCCGGTGGCTGATATTGATGCCGTGGTGGATTCCGTAGGCCGCATTTTCAACCAGATATCCGAAGGGAATGCCTTTACTTTCAATATGCCCACAGTACAAGGTTTTGGCGCGGTAGACGGACTGGATGTGGCATTGCAGGATAATACCGGTGGTTCCATTGAGAAGCTGGCAGATCAGGCAGATAAGTTCATCGCAGCACTGCAGCAACGAAAGGAAATTGGCGGCGCCTTTACCTCCTTTAATGCCCGTTTCCCGCAATATCAGCTGGAAGTGGATGAAACAAAAGCCCGGCAGCTGGGGATGGAAGTGAGTGATATCCTCAGCACCATGCAAGCCTTTTATGGCAGTATGTACGCCTCTGATTTTAACCGGTTTGGCAAGTATTACCGGGTGGTAGTACAAGCAGATGCGCCTTATCGCACCGATGAGCGTAGCCTGGATAATGTACACGTGAAAAATGCCTATGGTGAAATGGTGCCGTTGAAATCCGTGGCGCACCTGGAACGGGTATTCGGACCAGAGGTGGTGAATCACCTGAACCAGGCCAACGCGGTTACTATTAGTGTACAGGCCGCGAAAGGCTTTTCTACCGGCGATGCCATGCGGGCCGTGAATGAAACCGCTGAAGCCTTGCCCATCGGGTATTCGCACGAATACATCGGTATGGCGCGTGAAGAAGCGGCGGCAGGCACACAGATGGTATTCATCTTCGGATTATGTATTGTGTTTGTGTATTTCCTGCTGGCTGCGCAATATGAAAGTTATGTACTGCCGCTGGCGGTTATCTTATCGCTGCCTGCCGGTATTTTCGGCGTATTTGCCTTTATCCGGATGATGGGTATTACCAACAATATTTATGTGCAGATAGGATTAATTATGTTGATAGGGTTGCTGGCGAAGAATGCGATCCTGATTGTGGAGTTTGCCGTGCAACGCCGCCGGTCAGGTCAATCATTGATAGCGGCTGCAACAGCAGCGGCTGCGTTGCGCCTGCGGCCTATTCTCATGACTTCCTTCGCCTTCATTGCAGGATTATTGCCGTTGTTGTTTGCGCAGGGAGCTTCCGAGCAGGGCAACCGGTCTATTGCTACGGGTACGGTAGGTGGTATGCTGACGGGTGTAGTATTGGGGGTATTTGTTATCCCGGTATTGTTTGTTGTATTCCAGGCCCTGCATGAAAGATTTTTTGGCAGAAAAGAAAAATTGAAAGAATTGGCAGTCGCCTGA